From one Mustelus asterias chromosome 2, sMusAst1.hap1.1, whole genome shotgun sequence genomic stretch:
- the LOC144479820 gene encoding C-C chemokine receptor type 9-like gives MAKVPVTEFPDITDDSNFYLALFDSSVFATPCETSGVRNFGRIFMPCFYSVIFVTGLLGNSLVIVTLVYYEKLKTVADVYMMNLAIADLFFLCTLPFWAVDAYTEWIFGTFMCKIVNGAYTVNLYSCMLILTCVSVNRYRAIVQVTKTLNSKNKIFHSKLACAVVWVCAIILTLPEFIFSEAFTGTSDKITCTMVDHFNVGSTFKVVVSVIQMIVGFLIPFIAMIICYSIIAKTLLRAKGFQKHKSLKIIVAVVVVFVICELPFNIVLLMQTLQIYSEEIASCEYSANVDYAIIVTESIAYIHCCLNPILYVFLGVKFRNSLLKILKDIGCIGQKQLAGYLKTESETSRPISGVSETTIMQSL, from the coding sequence GTACCTGTCACTGAGTTTCCAGACATCACTGATGACAGCAATTTTTACCTTGCATTGTTCGACTCTTCAGTGTTTGCAACGCCCTGCGAGACCTCAGGCGTCAGAAACTTTGGGAGGATTTTTATGCCCTGTTTTTATTCAGTCATTTTTGTGACTGGGCTGCTGGGGAATTCTTTGGTCATTGTGACACTCGTTTACTATGAGAAACTGAAGACTGTGGCTGATGTCTACATGATGAATCTAGCGATTGCTGACCTGTTCTTCCTCTGCACCCTGCCATTCTGGGCAGTTGACGCATACACTGAATGGATTTTTGGAACATTTATGTGCAAAATTGTGAATGGGGCTTACACTGTCAACCTCTACAGCTGTATGCTAATACTCACTTGTGTGAGTGTCAACAGGTACAGAGCCATTGTTCAAGTGACAAAAACGCTCAAcagtaaaaataaaatatttcacaGTAAGCTAGCTTGTGCAGTGGTTTGGGTGTGTGCAATTATTTTGACTCTTCCAGAATTCATATTTAGCGAAGCATTTACTGGTACGTCCGATAAAATTACCTGTACTATGGTGGATCATTTCAATGTAGGCAGCACTTTCAAAGTGGTAGTATCTGTGATACAGATGATAGTGGGATTTCTGATACCCTTTATAGCCATGATCATTTGTTACTCAATCATTGCAAAAACTCTGCTCCGAGCTAAGGGGTTTCAGAAGCATAAATCATTAAAGATTATCGTTGCAGTTGTAGTTGTGTTTGTGATTTGTGAGCTGCCATTCAACATTGTCTTGTTGATGCAAACTCTACAGATCTACAGTGAAGAAATTGCTAGTTGTGAATACTCTGCAAATGTAGACTATGCAATTATTGTCACAGAGAGTATTGCGTATATACACTGTTGTCTCAATCCTATTCTTTATGTATTTCTTGGAGTGAAGTTCAGAAATAGTCTTCTAAAGATTTTAAAAGATATTGGATGTATTGGGCAAAAACAATTGGCTGGGTATCTGAAAACGGAGTCCGAGACATCAAGACCTATATCGGGAGTATCCGAAACAACAATTATGCAATCTTTATAA